In Myxocyprinus asiaticus isolate MX2 ecotype Aquarium Trade chromosome 3, UBuf_Myxa_2, whole genome shotgun sequence, the following proteins share a genomic window:
- the bco2a gene encoding carotenoid-cleaving dioxygenase, mitochondrial isoform X2: MALMHRFQIEDGQVTYRSRFLRSDSYKQNSERNRIMVSEFGTLALPDPCKNIFQRFLSRFEMIKPTDNACVSFVKYKGDYYVSTETNYMHVVDPDTLESKQKVDWSKFIAVNGATAHPHNDPDGTVYNMGNSYGSKGAFYNIIRVPPEREGSGDTLEGAKILCSIVPYDKSKPSYYHSFGMSENYVVFIEQPIKMDLFKIVTGRLRGKALSEGIYWDPNQETIFHLIDKQTGKESPVKYYAKALSTFHQINAFEQDGFLMLDMCCSDDGQAINNYLIQNMRQSGEALDEVYNTMSRSFPRRFVLPLNLTNDTALEQNLNTRPNSTATAVCYTKNQVYCTFEDLHGNDLKDYGGLEFPHINYSRYNTKPYRYFYGCGFRNLVGDSLIKMDLESKKFKVWCEPDLYPSEPVFISAPNSVEEDDGVILSVVITPNEDKSTFLLVLDAKNFEELGRAEVPVKIPYGFHGVFNTRI; the protein is encoded by the exons ATGGCCTTGATGCACAGATTTCAGATTGAGGATGGCCAGGTGACTTACAGAAGCCGCTTTTTGCGCAGTGACTCTTACAAGCAGAACAGTGAGAGGAACCGCATCATGGTGTCTGAGTTTGGCACTTTGGCCCTGCCTGACCCCTGCAAGAACATTTTTCAGCGTTTTCTGTCAAGATTTGAGATGATAA AGCCAACTGATAATGCTTGTGTCAGCTTTGTAAAATACAAGGGTGACTATTACGTCAGCACAGAGACAAACTACATGCACGTAGTGGACCCAGATACTTTGGAGTCTAAACAGAAG GTGGACTGGAGCAAGTTCATAGCAGTGAATGGTGCTACCGCTCATCCACACAATGATCCAGATGGCACGGTTTACAACATGGGTAACTCATATGGCAGCAAAG GGGCTTTCTACAACATCATCAGGGTGCCCCCAGAGAGGGAAGGTTCAGGGGATACTCTGGAAGGAGCAAAGATATTATGCTCGATCGTACCTTATGATAAATCCAAACCCTCCTATTACCACAGCTTCG GCATGTCAGAGAACTATGTAGTGTTCATCGAGCAGCCCATTAAAATGGATCTGTTTAAGATTGTGACCGGGAGGCTAAGAGGGAAAGCACTAAGTGAGGGAATTTACTGGGACCCCAACCAGGAAACCATCTTTCACCTTATTGACAAACAAACTGGAAAG GAGAGTCCAGTGAAATACTATGCCAAGGCCTTGTCAACCTTCCATCAGATCAATGCTTTTGAGCAGGATGGATTCCTCATGCTAGACATGTGCTGCTCTGACGACGGCCAGGCCATAAACAACTACCTCATACAGAATATGCGTCAATCCGGAGAAGCTCTAGATGAG GTATATAACACCATGAGCCGGTCATTTCCCCGTCGTTTTGTGCTGCCTCTCAACCTCACTAATGACACGGCACTGGAACAGAACCTCAACACTCGACCTAACAGCACCGCTACTGCTGTCTGCTATACCAAAAATCAG GTTTACTGCACATTTGAGGATCTCCATGGCAATGACCTGAAAGATTATGGTGGCTTGGAGTTCCCACATATTAACTATTCCCGATATAACACCAAACCTTACCGATACTTCTATGGTTGTGGCTTCCGTAACTTAGTTGGTGACTCCTTAATTAAGATGGATTTGGAGAGCAAGAAGTTCAAG GTATGGTGCGAGCCGGATCTCTACCCATCGGAGCCTGTCTTCATTTCTGCGCCCAACTCTGTGGAAGAGGATGATGGAGTCATCCTGTCTGTGGTCATCACACCAAATGAG GACAAGAGTACATTCCTCTTAGTCCTAGATGCCAAAAATTTTGAGGAGCTGGGAAGAGCCGAAGTGCCAGTCAAAATTCCTTACGGATTCCATGGAGTCTTCAACACCAGAATATGA
- the bco2a gene encoding carotenoid-cleaving dioxygenase, mitochondrial isoform X1, translating into MMLTLSVLKNAIRTSKGCSHTSLYRMSCIKPQTPAANNQQTYYTEVHGLQSIAPLVRSVEETPEPIPTTVKGNIPTWIQGSLLRNGPGKFEFGNQIFNHWFDGMALMHRFQIEDGQVTYRSRFLRSDSYKQNSERNRIMVSEFGTLALPDPCKNIFQRFLSRFEMIKPTDNACVSFVKYKGDYYVSTETNYMHVVDPDTLESKQKVDWSKFIAVNGATAHPHNDPDGTVYNMGNSYGSKGAFYNIIRVPPEREGSGDTLEGAKILCSIVPYDKSKPSYYHSFGMSENYVVFIEQPIKMDLFKIVTGRLRGKALSEGIYWDPNQETIFHLIDKQTGKESPVKYYAKALSTFHQINAFEQDGFLMLDMCCSDDGQAINNYLIQNMRQSGEALDEVYNTMSRSFPRRFVLPLNLTNDTALEQNLNTRPNSTATAVCYTKNQVYCTFEDLHGNDLKDYGGLEFPHINYSRYNTKPYRYFYGCGFRNLVGDSLIKMDLESKKFKVWCEPDLYPSEPVFISAPNSVEEDDGVILSVVITPNEDKSTFLLVLDAKNFEELGRAEVPVKIPYGFHGVFNTRI; encoded by the exons ATGATGCTAACATTAAGTGTGCTTAAAAATGCAATTAGGACCAGCAAAG GGTGCAGCCATACATCGCTCTACAGGATGTCCTGCATAAAGCCTCAAACGCCTG CTGCTAATAATCAGCAAACATACTACACAGAGGTACATGGCCTACAAAGCATCGCTCCCTTGGTGCGTTCGGTGGAGGAGACACCTGAACCCATTCCCACCACAGTAAAAGGCAACATCCCAACTTGGATCCAGGGGAGTCTGCTTCGGAATGGTCCGGGAAAGTTTGAGTTTGGGAATCAGAT CTTTAACCACTGGTTTGATGGAATGGCCTTGATGCACAGATTTCAGATTGAGGATGGCCAGGTGACTTACAGAAGCCGCTTTTTGCGCAGTGACTCTTACAAGCAGAACAGTGAGAGGAACCGCATCATGGTGTCTGAGTTTGGCACTTTGGCCCTGCCTGACCCCTGCAAGAACATTTTTCAGCGTTTTCTGTCAAGATTTGAGATGATAA AGCCAACTGATAATGCTTGTGTCAGCTTTGTAAAATACAAGGGTGACTATTACGTCAGCACAGAGACAAACTACATGCACGTAGTGGACCCAGATACTTTGGAGTCTAAACAGAAG GTGGACTGGAGCAAGTTCATAGCAGTGAATGGTGCTACCGCTCATCCACACAATGATCCAGATGGCACGGTTTACAACATGGGTAACTCATATGGCAGCAAAG GGGCTTTCTACAACATCATCAGGGTGCCCCCAGAGAGGGAAGGTTCAGGGGATACTCTGGAAGGAGCAAAGATATTATGCTCGATCGTACCTTATGATAAATCCAAACCCTCCTATTACCACAGCTTCG GCATGTCAGAGAACTATGTAGTGTTCATCGAGCAGCCCATTAAAATGGATCTGTTTAAGATTGTGACCGGGAGGCTAAGAGGGAAAGCACTAAGTGAGGGAATTTACTGGGACCCCAACCAGGAAACCATCTTTCACCTTATTGACAAACAAACTGGAAAG GAGAGTCCAGTGAAATACTATGCCAAGGCCTTGTCAACCTTCCATCAGATCAATGCTTTTGAGCAGGATGGATTCCTCATGCTAGACATGTGCTGCTCTGACGACGGCCAGGCCATAAACAACTACCTCATACAGAATATGCGTCAATCCGGAGAAGCTCTAGATGAG GTATATAACACCATGAGCCGGTCATTTCCCCGTCGTTTTGTGCTGCCTCTCAACCTCACTAATGACACGGCACTGGAACAGAACCTCAACACTCGACCTAACAGCACCGCTACTGCTGTCTGCTATACCAAAAATCAG GTTTACTGCACATTTGAGGATCTCCATGGCAATGACCTGAAAGATTATGGTGGCTTGGAGTTCCCACATATTAACTATTCCCGATATAACACCAAACCTTACCGATACTTCTATGGTTGTGGCTTCCGTAACTTAGTTGGTGACTCCTTAATTAAGATGGATTTGGAGAGCAAGAAGTTCAAG GTATGGTGCGAGCCGGATCTCTACCCATCGGAGCCTGTCTTCATTTCTGCGCCCAACTCTGTGGAAGAGGATGATGGAGTCATCCTGTCTGTGGTCATCACACCAAATGAG GACAAGAGTACATTCCTCTTAGTCCTAGATGCCAAAAATTTTGAGGAGCTGGGAAGAGCCGAAGTGCCAGTCAAAATTCCTTACGGATTCCATGGAGTCTTCAACACCAGAATATGA